In the genome of Pelotomaculum isophthalicicum JI, one region contains:
- a CDS encoding ExeA family protein produces the protein MNSPYFFFTREPFSRELSPTEVFVSKGHQELLARLRHAIDTGSLAVITGQVGSGKSTAIRSVMHSLETSRYRYIYLASSQLAPAEFYQSLLYQVNVQLGRGFSENKRLVAQAMLELHRKGIKPVVVIDEAQELTVPMLSELRFVLNYQTDSFSPLMVIPAGQPQLAETLHLQVLECIRQRINVHYRLPCLNEDEISAYILHHLRVAGQEKQIFTDSAIQLIYQFSKGIPRRINNICRYAIVAAIVADSPTIDVDAVQKGLEDDNLI, from the coding sequence GTGAATAGCCCCTACTTCTTCTTTACCCGGGAGCCTTTCTCACGGGAATTATCTCCTACGGAAGTATTCGTATCCAAAGGGCACCAGGAACTGCTGGCCAGACTCCGGCATGCCATAGATACCGGCTCGCTGGCGGTGATTACCGGGCAGGTCGGTTCCGGCAAATCCACAGCCATCCGTTCTGTTATGCATTCCCTGGAGACTTCGCGTTACCGTTACATCTACTTGGCCAGTTCTCAACTCGCGCCGGCGGAATTTTATCAGAGTCTACTTTACCAAGTCAATGTCCAGCTTGGCCGGGGTTTTTCTGAAAATAAACGCTTAGTGGCGCAAGCCATGCTGGAATTGCACCGAAAAGGGATAAAACCGGTGGTAGTAATTGATGAAGCCCAAGAGTTGACAGTACCCATGCTTAGTGAACTGCGCTTTGTTCTTAACTACCAGACGGACTCCTTTTCGCCTTTAATGGTGATACCCGCCGGTCAACCCCAGCTTGCCGAAACACTGCACCTTCAGGTGTTGGAATGCATCCGGCAGAGAATTAACGTACACTATCGTTTACCGTGCCTTAATGAAGATGAAATTTCCGCTTATATTCTGCACCACCTGAGAGTAGCCGGACAGGAAAAGCAAATCTTTACAGATTCGGCGATACAACTTATTTACCAGTTTTCCAAGGGTATTCCTCGCCGCATTAACAACATATGCCGGTATGCCATCGTGGCGGCAATTGTAGCCGACAGTCCGACAATTGACGTAGATGCAGTACAAAAAGGCCTCGAAGACGACAACTTAATCTAG